In one Nicotiana sylvestris chromosome 8, ASM39365v2, whole genome shotgun sequence genomic region, the following are encoded:
- the LOC138876219 gene encoding uncharacterized protein: MGFTERLIGIVFGLVSNNWYSILINGQAHGFFKSSRGVKQGDPVSPTLFILAAEALSRGLNALHTNLYFCGFGMPKWSPKINHLAYADDMIIFSSSDETSLMLIMQVLKAYEAASGQLVNKTKSVVYLHHLTDMEVVSKVERITGIHRNYLPIIYLGCPIFYARRKLEYYQPLITKVMDKLQSWQGLGALYFLVPQDFDIDENVHNVHDVTLDGEWDVDKLFEMLPEDLAVHILEKIKPPSPQQVLDMPCWMLETRGYFSVKSSWEYTRRRDEPRIAYRMIWVKGLPFKIAFFMWKVWKAKLPLDDFLKRRAGIAVEGLTLHQAITKCWTANVCLRLKPVMQALPSYVVWELWKRKNSMKYGDAVTTSRVIYQVSSNLQALVKVRKPGMDMVPHKWQDLLTMMENFTPKLKVTKVMWEFPSAGWLKVNTDGASRGNPGRSSIGFCIRNENGDIVKSVGKEIEETTNIVAEAKAIVEALRFCRFQQYSHVWLQTDSMLLKKIMDGIWKPPWIISDQVKEMMQLMNEGNYTLTHIHREGNKLADHLANYALDHGEIECQQFWHLDAQGRRLVNEDKLKCLSLRVKVDRRQE; encoded by the exons ATGGGATTCACAGAAAGGTTGATAGGGATTGTCTTTGGATTAGTTTCAAACAATTGGTATTCTATTCTAATCAATGGTCAAGCTCATGGGTTCTTTAAGTCCTCAAGGGGAGTAAAACAAGGTGATCCTGTATCTCCAACTTTGTTTATATTGGCAGCAGAAGCATTATCTAGGGGTCTCAATGCACTTCATACTAACCTGTATTTTTGTGGATTTGGGATGCCAAAGTGGAGTCCAAAGATCAATCATTTGGCGTATGCAGATGACATGATTATTTTCTCATCCTCAGATGAAACAtctctgatgctgattatgcaagtGCTGAAGGCATATGAAGCTGCATCTGGGCAGCTTGTTAACAAGACCAAATCAGTTGTGTACCTACATCATTTAACAGACATGGAAGTGGTCAGCAAGGTGGAAAGGATCACAGGCATTCATAGGAATTATTTACCTATCATATATCTAGGTTGTCCTATATtttatgcaaggagaaagctggaATACTATCAGCCCCTAATTACTAAGGTAATGGACAAACTGCAATCATGGCAGG GTCTTGGGGCACTATATTTTTTAGTTCCTCAAGACTTTGACATTGATGAAAATGTACATAATGTACATGATGTTACCTTAGATGGTGAGTGGGATGTGGACAAGCTATTTGAAATGCTTCCTGAAGACTTAGCAGTACACATTCTGGAGAAAATCAAACCACCTTCACCTCAGCAGGTTCTTGACATGCCTTGTTGGATGCTGGAAACAAGAGGATATTTCAGTGTTAAGTCATCATGGGAGTATACGAGAAGAAGAGACGAACCAAGAATAGCTTATAGGATGATTTGGGTAAAGGGActgccttttaaaatagcatttttCATGTGGAAAGTGTGGAAAGCAAAGCTACCTTTAGATGATTTCTTGAAAAGG AGGGCAGGAATAGCTGTGGAGGGACTTACATTGCACCAAGCAATCACAAAATGTTGGACTGCAAATGTGTGCTTAAGGCTCAAACCAGTAATGCAAGCACTCCCCTCATACGTAGTCTGGGAACtttggaaaagaaaaaatagtATGAAGTATGGTGATGCTGTGACAACTAGCAGGGTGATTTATCAAGTTTCATCAAATCTCCAGGCATTGGTGAAAGTGAGAAAGCCTGGGATGGACATGGTACCTCACAAATGGCAAGATCTATTAACTATGATGGAAAATTTCACTCCTAAACTTAAGGTTACAAAAGTCATGTGGGAATTTCCAAGTGCAGGATGGCTAAAAGTTAATACGGATGGTGCATCGAGAGGAAATCCAGGCAGGAGCTCAATAGGTTTTTGTATAAGAAATGAAAATGGTGACATAGTCAAGTCAGTAGGGAAAGAGATTGAGGAGACAACAAACATAGTAGCTGAAGCGAAGGCCATAGTAGAAGCACTAAGGTTCTGCAGATTTCAACAATACTCTCATGTATGGCTTCAAACTGACTCAATGTTATTAAAAAAGATAATGGATGGGATctggaaaccaccatggatcataTCTGACCAGGTAAAGGAAATGATGCAACTAATGAATGAGGGCAATTACACACTTACTCATATTCATAGGGAGGGCAACAAgctggcagatcacttggctaatTATGCTTTAGATCATGGAGAAATAGAATGCCAACAATTCTGGCATCTAGATGCACAGGGAAGGAGGCTGGTTAATGAAGATAAGCTGAAATGTCTAAGTCTAAGGGTGAAGGTGGATAGGAGacaagaataa